In one window of Candidatus Binataceae bacterium DNA:
- a CDS encoding ABC transporter substrate-binding protein, whose product MHQKSWVGAAVALLSVAGIFGCAHGAVAASRQRIVSLTPSVTEILFALGAGDEVVGVSQYSDFPPEATRLPRVGSFLTPNLEAIIALHPTLVIGIGLSSETRQIRALREMGCSILTIRDDSVAEIKESIREVGRKTDRADGARRLLEKLNVQISEVRSRVSKLPRVSVLMLVGHEPLIAVGPGTFLDDLLRLCNADNIADSLGQQWPKLSIEYIIAMKPQVILDGQMGSDPAAPARFWQKYPTIPAVQNRRVYGYSSDRVLHAGPRIGTSLEMLAALIHPETFPASTTARGETR is encoded by the coding sequence GTGCACCAAAAATCATGGGTGGGCGCGGCGGTCGCGCTGCTAAGTGTCGCGGGCATCTTCGGCTGCGCGCACGGCGCGGTGGCGGCAAGTCGGCAGCGCATCGTGTCGCTCACTCCTTCGGTGACCGAAATACTGTTCGCGCTGGGCGCGGGTGATGAAGTGGTCGGAGTATCGCAATATTCCGACTTCCCACCCGAGGCCACGCGCCTGCCCCGGGTCGGTTCATTTCTGACCCCAAATCTTGAGGCGATCATCGCCTTGCATCCGACCCTCGTGATCGGGATTGGTTTGTCGTCCGAAACGCGACAGATTCGTGCGCTCAGAGAAATGGGTTGCTCTATTCTGACCATCCGCGATGATTCGGTCGCGGAGATCAAGGAGAGTATCCGCGAGGTCGGGCGCAAGACCGACCGCGCGGATGGTGCCCGGAGGTTGCTGGAAAAACTGAATGTACAAATCTCCGAGGTTCGCAGCAGAGTATCCAAACTGCCACGGGTTAGCGTGTTGATGCTGGTGGGGCACGAACCCTTGATTGCGGTCGGACCCGGAACCTTCCTCGATGACCTGCTCAGGCTCTGCAATGCCGATAACATTGCGGATTCGTTGGGGCAGCAGTGGCCCAAACTCAGTATCGAGTACATCATCGCGATGAAACCGCAGGTCATACTCGACGGGCAGATGGGCTCCGACCCCGCCGCTCCCGCGCGGTTCTGGCAGAAGTATCCCACCATTCCCGCAGTGCAAAACCGCCGTGTCTACGGCTACTCCAGCGATCGGGTTCTGCATGCCGGCCCGCGGATTGGAACTTCCCTGGAAATGCTCGCCGCATTGATTCACCCGGAAACGTTCCCCGCATCGACGACGGCGCGAGGCGAAACCCGGTGA
- a CDS encoding iron ABC transporter permease, which translates to MTTPSANAVRHNPIAGAYLTTSRMVSVLMLLTLLLLATMLVAAKFGSVHISLVSAFADASSSDHAIFFAARLPRLIMAVIVGAVLAAVGAALQALVRNPLAEGGILGISGGGALGAIVALVFLSGIGASETTVVPLVAFGAALLSTVAVYRLAEVEGQLEPFTLLLVGVIFNAFWGAAIMVVNSVVNFYYAHTILFWLMGSLEAPTWHEVVLVAVLGFGGFVALMFYARDMNLLSLGDEAAAELGVDVDFLRRLIFVATSVMVGAVVSVSGIIAFVGLIVPHMLRITFGSDHRLLIPASLIGGAAFMVIADLIARVAIAPAEIPVGAITALFGGPFFVYMLRREGGKPLGL; encoded by the coding sequence GTGACGACGCCGTCCGCGAATGCCGTGCGTCACAACCCCATCGCGGGTGCGTACCTCACCACCTCAAGGATGGTCTCGGTGCTCATGCTGCTCACGCTCCTGCTGCTTGCGACCATGCTGGTCGCGGCCAAGTTCGGGAGCGTGCATATAAGTCTGGTGAGCGCTTTCGCCGACGCGTCGAGCTCCGATCATGCGATTTTTTTCGCCGCCCGCCTGCCGCGACTAATAATGGCGGTCATCGTGGGCGCGGTGCTCGCGGCGGTGGGCGCCGCTCTGCAGGCGCTGGTGCGCAATCCCTTGGCTGAGGGTGGAATACTTGGCATCTCGGGCGGGGGCGCGCTTGGTGCGATTGTCGCGTTGGTGTTTCTGAGCGGGATCGGCGCATCCGAAACCACGGTAGTGCCGCTGGTTGCGTTCGGTGCCGCGCTGCTTTCGACCGTGGCCGTCTATCGGCTGGCGGAAGTGGAAGGGCAGCTCGAGCCATTTACGCTCCTGCTGGTCGGCGTGATTTTCAACGCGTTCTGGGGCGCCGCCATCATGGTAGTCAACAGTGTGGTCAATTTTTACTATGCGCACACGATCCTGTTCTGGTTGATGGGCAGCCTGGAGGCGCCGACCTGGCACGAAGTTGTGCTGGTTGCGGTGCTGGGCTTCGGCGGCTTTGTCGCGCTCATGTTCTATGCACGCGACATGAACCTGCTGAGCCTCGGCGACGAAGCCGCGGCCGAGCTGGGGGTGGACGTGGACTTCCTGCGCCGGCTTATCTTCGTGGCCACCTCGGTGATGGTCGGCGCGGTGGTTTCGGTAAGCGGCATCATCGCTTTCGTCGGACTGATCGTCCCGCATATGCTGCGGATTACATTTGGCTCCGATCACCGATTGCTGATCCCTGCTTCGCTGATCGGCGGTGCGGCCTTCATGGTAATCGCGGACCTGATTGCACGCGTTGCAATCGCGCCCGCGGAAATTCCAGTCGGAGCGATCACCGCGCTGTTCGGGGGTCCGTTCTTCGTTTACATGCTGCGGCGCGAAGGCGGAAAGCCGCTGGGACTGTGA